Within the Miscanthus floridulus cultivar M001 chromosome 2, ASM1932011v1, whole genome shotgun sequence genome, the region CATCAACTTCTAAAATTTCTGTTtctgtcacattgaatgtttagacacatatatatagtattaaatatagattaattatgaaactaattgtcaTATTAAATGTTTaaatatatgcatggagtattaaatatagactaattacgaaacaaattgcacaacttacgactaatttacgagacgaatcttttaagcctaattagtccatgatttgacaacgcggtgctacagtaaccatatgctaatgacggattgatTATGCTTACAAAATTCGTCTaataaattagcctccatctatataattgattttataattaatctatatttaatacttcttattaatatctaaattttcgatgtgacatgaattttaaaaACCActgaagaaccaaacacccccgaaGTCCAATAGGAAAGCAACAAACCCGGGCACCTCAGGCTCAGCGTCATCTCGATCGCCGTCAACGTCTGGCCGATCCAAAGCACCTCATCTGTCAATCAATTCATAACAACCTCAACTGACAACGGATCGGTTCAAAGTCTTTCTTTTTTCCACAGGCCTGCACGCAGGCAGATGACCCGGGGGGAAATGTGGCACACATCTGCTGCCGCTGCGGGGCCGGCACGCGGGTTCTGACGTGACGCCCTCCCCCGAATGGTTTCCGTGCGAGTCTGCCATGCCCACCGGCAGCCACCAGGTCATCAGTCACGCACACATGATGCTAACAGAATCGGAGGAAGGACTGCTCTGTCTCTTTGCGCTGGCCTGCCGTCCTGGACACGGTCTTGGTCAACAGGTCAGTGGAGATACCGATGGCTAGGACTAGTGCCCTAGTGGACGCTTGCGCGACGGAGGATGCCGTGGGCTCGCCTCTGTTTCTAGGTGAGAGGTCCGGATTCAGCAAAGTTCTTCCGCCAAAGTCTAGCCATTTTGTAGTTCATGTATGTGCAGTTGCAACGATGCCAAAACGCGTTAACACTAAGCTATATATAATATACATATCTTGCGTATATATACTCAAGCATATAATCTGCGCTCAAGTTGGGTGGGTCTGAATTCGGAAGAAACTTTGTTGACTAAGCATGACACAtgttgctagttgaagcttgaaACTGAAACGATCCAAGGACCACGGCCCTAAAGGTTAGACCCGCCTGCCCACTGCCAACAGTTTATCCAGGGCTCCACAAATACGATCTAGAAAAGCTGATCTGGTTTGGAAAATGTGGGCGCTGCCGAATTGCAAGTTTTTCGAGtggcttgcattgcatatatatacCAAAACCAGCTCTGGACGGCTCATCACCTTGCTTCTCGAGGCTGGCCAAACCAGCAAATTTGCGCACTTTGTCAAACAACAAACGAATGGGTCGTCCACCTCATCGCCCATTGTCAGTACTCCGAACGAATTTTGGATAGATGGCATACCATCTTTGGTCAACAGAAACTTACCAAGTTCTGAGCAATGACTCAACATATCCTCGGCCTTCCGATGGAGGAAGTACGGTCACTGTTACTACTCATTCCATGGAAGCTAGGGGAATAAAGGAATACACAAATTTTTTAACGGTGTCTTTCAACGCCCCCCCAAGCGTTAGTAGTAGTAGAGAGGATAAGGCCCTCTGCAGCGTACAAGCTGTTGTCGAAAAAAAGATAGACCCAAAAGATCGACATAGAAAAACTATCCACTACCTCTCTCTTCGCCAACAGTTACAGGTGCCTTTCAATGCCCCAAGCGTTAGTAGAGAGGATAAGACCATCCACAGCGTGTAAGCGGTGCCTAGAGAAATATAGGCTTAAACTATCTAAATATCTATACCTACATAAAATAAAATAACCATTATCTCTCTTTGCCATCGGTTACACGTGAGCATTGAAAGACCAACAAATTCATTCTTTATTAATTGGGCACCGGTGGGCATCGGGACAAGAATGTTCACCGCTTcgtattttctttcttttttgataAATTCAACCCGGTGGAGGGAGGATTTCCACCTGGatatgaattttttttattattggtCCTGCTAGTATAGCTTGGATCGGAAAATACAACAGTTTGTTACATGATGTTTGAGTATTCTCAGTTATGTATCATTTCGAGTCATACCATCCTTCTATCATCGATTCGAATAGTGAGCGCCAAACGGAGCATGTGCTCCTTGTCTTCACTGGTAGTCTGTAACTTCAGTGGGCTCTGTGTTTTCTTGACTTTACTACAAACTGGTATCGCCAGTTGCAGTAAGAAGAGTGGTGCCAAAACCTTCCCTCTGGCATCGGCAGCCACAGtgagtgcctgtttagttcctaaaattttacaaaatttttcaagatttctcgtcacatcgaatctttggacgtatgcatgaagcattaaatataaataaaaaataaaactaattacacagtttagacgaaattcacgagacgaatcttttaagactaattagattatgattgaacactaattgccaaataacaacgaaagtgttacagtaccatttcctaaaaaatttcgccaactaaacaagggctgagaAGAGTGATGTCAAAACCTTCTCTCCACTTTTTGATGTCACTCTAGACACATTTTATGGACTACCTAAAACTAAGGAGAGATAGTTTTGATGTCAGTCTATACGTATTTTATGGACTACCTACGAACCTGTCTACCCAACAACTGAGTGTTTTAAAGCTCCTGACACCTGATTTTTTCTTATGTAATTACACTGTCTTTTAGCTATATTTACACTgttttattactatatttacaatgatttttTCAGTGTAATTTATTAGACAGAGTGATGTAATTTAGTGATAAGTGTAGATGtcagaaaaatatatgccattttTTCAGAAAAATTTATAAATTATTTCTATGAATTGTAGATATTagagaaatatatgtcaaattgttcacgaatttttcaaaaaaattacaAATTCTTCACACAAAATGCCGAGCACAGCAACATGCCGTGGGTGCCCCACCGACGGGGAAGACGACGAAGCAggggctgagggcggcgaggcagcCACGCTTCTTCGTGCCGTTGCCACCGCAATGCTCTCTCACCAGATCTCGACCGCAGGTGCCCCTCGCCGAACTTCGGCAACGGCAAGGACGGAGGACGATGGGAGCACGGCCACGACAAGGAAGGAGCTCTGTGCGCACAACCACCGGAGGGCAGCACGAAGCGGGCACGGCCACCGGAGGGGAGCACGAGGCGAGGGCACGACTGGCGACGCTGGAGCGAGGAAGGAGGAAGACGGAGGCGCGAGGTCCGGCGAGGAGGAGGGCACGCTGGTGCCGATCTAGAGCGGCAGACCGGGGGATGGAGGAGGGCCTCCGGGTAGTGAGCTGGAGGGCGGCCGGCTTGGGGCGCGCGGCGGCCGGAGATGGAAGGCAGCCCGGGTAGCAATCTGGAGGGCGGCCAGCCTGGGGGCATGCGCGGAGGGAGTAGCGGTTGTTGGGAAATCGAGTGCTGCACAGAGCTCGACACAGCAGAGGCAGATCGGAGGGTGTCAGATCCAAGGGATAGAAAATCGTGTGTCAAAGGACGCCAAAACAACCGAGTACGGTATAGGATTTCTCAAAACTAAAAGAGATAGTTAGTTATCGTGCATGTCTTTTTCATGAGCATGTTGAGCTCGTATTTCATTAAAAAGGCAGGAATATTTGAAGTTATAAGAGTCGTGCTAGCAAGTCGCCAGCGAGATAGGAGCACCCACCGAACAACATTACAAGAGTGTTGTTGAGTGAAATCATTTCTTAAATTTTCCCTCTATTGCTATTTATCCCTTCTCTACGGTGGCAGATTGAGGATAAAAGTTGAGGAGCTGAAGTTACGAGTTCAGGAGCTAAAGTTACGAGTTTATTGTCATCCTCCAGCTTATTCTCAAAGCAGTCATGGCAAGAATTCTTTGAGAGGCTCTACGGGGATCAGCGGCGGGAGGGGGCTCCCCACCCACACCACACTCACCGCTAGATCCACCCTGCCTCTTTTTATCAATTCTGCTAGcagttttttatataaaaaaaactttgaACTGTTGGAGGCATTTCTCGTGATCCTGGACATCCGGGCATCGATGCCATCACTCTTTTTGACTCAGAGGTCAAGAATTATATTGCTGGTTGAACCGATCCACGATTGTGTCTGTCTTTCCACATCACCATATTCACCGAGACCATGACCGTTGAGTGACGACCGGCTTGCCTGCCTCACATGCAGTTCACGCGCTGGAAGGACCGAAGGAGGTCGCCGGCGGCCGGCTGCTAAGCAGCAAGCGCTGAGTATATTCATCTTCTCTTTCGGTTGACGGCTATGAAGAACATAACATCGGAAGAGCAGATAGTAGCTAGAACTGTTGGAGGCAATAgattattatttttttttaaaaagagtgAGAAGAGATGGATGAAGATTTACAATCTATGACACGTGACCTGACAAACTAGTATTTCTTTACAAACGAATTGTCCTTGAACGGGAAACAACTCAATTCATGCAAGAATCGGCAAAGATTCCTGCATTCCAAACGAAACAACTCAAGCATGGTTCATATGTACACCTCTCTCGTTTAGAGAGCGAAGCAAAGCAATGGAAGAACACTGGAAATAAGAGTATGTTTGTTCAGTCTCTGAGACTCTGTCAGCACGCGGAACACCAAGCGATGATCCGTATCAACGACGCAGGACGGGCTTCGTCGGGTCCTCGTGATCGCCGGCGGGGCTGTAGGAGAACACGTCCAGTGGCGCATAGGTGCCGTCGATGTCCTCGAGGCCGGACCTGGCGGCGCCCCTGCACTTGTCGAGGAAGAGCACGACGACGGTGATGTCGTCGTGGAAGTGCCGGCGCTGGCCCTTCTCGATGGTCCGGATCTTGTCGTACTTGACCTCCTTCTTCCGCGCCGCCTCCAGCTGGGCGGCCCGCACCAGGCGCATGGCCACGCCCTTCCTCGGGCTGCTCGCCACGACGCCCACCGCGGCCTCGTCGCTGAGCTGCTCCCACAGCCCGTCCGACGCGAAGATGAGGAACCGGTCGCCCGGGCGCAGCTCTCGCGTGGTGATGGACGGCACGGCGCTCATCACGGGGCAGCGCAGCGGGAACGGGCAGAGGGACTGCTGCAGCGCCGGGTTGTTCCTGCAGATGTCGGGCTTCTTGAGGTACACGTCGCCGATGGACCGTGACACCTGGATGATCCCCTTGATCCGCCACACGCCGTGGCTGTTGAGCACGATGTGCGGCTCGTCCGGGTGCATCTCGGCCACCTCCCGCCGCACGTCCTCGTCGGCGACGTTGTGGTCCTGCGACAGCCGCTCCGCCACCACCCGCTTGTTCCCTTTGCCGCC harbors:
- the LOC136540422 gene encoding probable protein phosphatase 2C 29; its protein translation is MRGLRRCLPFGGGGCCCGEGVGRGGGVADGLVWDVALKAHASGDYSIAVAQANESLEDQAQVLAAPAATLVGIFDGHGGPEAARFVNRRLFSHIQGFAAENGGLSAEVLQKAFGATEEEFIGLVQKSWPSQPRIVSVGSCCLVGAIEGGTLYVANLGDSRAVLGRRGGKGNKRVVAERLSQDHNVADEDVRREVAEMHPDEPHIVLNSHGVWRIKGIIQVSRSIGDVYLKKPDICRNNPALQQSLCPFPLRCPVMSAVPSITTRELRPGDRFLIFASDGLWEQLSDEAAVGVVASSPRKGVAMRLVRAAQLEAARKKEVKYDKIRTIEKGQRRHFHDDITVVVLFLDKCRGAARSGLEDIDGTYAPLDVFSYSPAGDHEDPTKPVLRR